Proteins encoded in a region of the Trypanosoma brucei gambiense DAL972 chromosome 4, complete sequence genome:
- a CDS encoding lipase, putative, protein MSERKGNHMAPPYSSFRNSLSNLAPIVIVCLFSFPVHFKYAFADYSEETALSALNFSKVSYCNADLIRNWTCAACRNESAFVLKGLFENKTEGTLAFAGTSEGKIVVAFRGSLNIANWVDDIKYWGTPYPNASCENCLVHRGFFDAFESLRAQVRQALHELIVSEPNFPVLITGHSLGGALALLTAVDLMSSPPVVPSLQGGNYPSVQLYTFGKPRVGNPAFVQWVKTLFRSGSHESYRAVHRKDIVPHLPPLFMGYVHAPHELWFKYDDPLECLNCSDMDDINFSTGSVGEDYCCSDSLDYPSVADHLMYLGVCTGCACDGPTTASIPGLNISWETRQMLAKDRAYAQRKRPRKSCTVLRAVDKPAD, encoded by the coding sequence ATGAGTGAGCGGAAAGGCAACCACATGGCGCCCCCGTATTCTTCGTTCCGCAACTCACTCTCCAACCTCGCCCCCATCGTTATCGTTTGTTTATTCAGTTTCCCGGTACATTTTAAATACGCCTTTGCCGACTACTCGGAGGAGACGGCGTTGTCTGCTTTAAACTTTTCCAAGGTTTCGTATTGCAATGCCGACCTCATCCGTAATTGGACCTGTGCGGCATGTCGTAATGAGTCTGCGTTCGTCTTGAAGGGGCTGTTTGAGAATAAAACGGAGGGCACACTGGCGTTTGCAGGGACGAGCGAAGGTAAAATTGTAGTAGCGTTTAGGGGTTCCCTGAATATCGCCAACTGGGTGGACGACATAAAGTATTGGGGGACTCCATACCCCAACGCGAGCTGCGAAAATTGTTTGGTTCACAGAGGCTTTTTCGATGCTTTCGAGTCACTTAGGGCACAAGTACGGCAAGCGCTACATGAGCTAATTGTGTCGGAACCAAATTTTCCAGTTCTCATCACAGGACATAGCCTTGGTGGAGCCCTCGCCCTCCTCACAGCTGTTGATTTAATGTCTTCCCCTCCAGTAGTGCCATCACTTCAAGGTGGCAATTACCCGTCAGTACAGCTCTATACGTTTGGGAAGCCACGCGTAGGAAACCCTGCCTTTGTACAGTGGGTGAAAACATTGTTCCGTAGCGGGAGCCATGAGTCCTACCGCGCCGTGCACCGAAAGGACATTGTTCCCCACCTTCCACCATTGTTCATGGGTTATGTGCATGCGCCACACGAACTGTGGTTTAAGTATGATGATCCGTTGGAGTGCCTGAACTGCAGCGATATGGACGATATTAACTTTTCCACGGGAAGTGTAGGGGAGGACTATTGTTGCAGTGACAGCTTGGATTATCCATCTGTGGCGGATCATCTGATGTATCTCGGAGTTTGCACCGGATGCGCATGCGACGGTCCCACAACAGCATCCATCCCTGGCTTAAATATTTCGTGGGAAACGCGGCAAATGTTGGCGAAGGACCGCGCATATGCGCAGAGGAAACGACCCAGGAAATCGTGTACGGTCCTCCGCGCTGTCGACAAGCCTGCGGACTGA
- a CDS encoding ubiquinol-cytochrome c reductase, putative, with product MADEEPRDIKLDLEKDCLANNCQHKVLAYNACLERIKDIPSEKEPHCYHQYFDIVHCVDVCVDPKLWPTLV from the coding sequence ATGGCCGACGAGGAACCACGCGACATTAAACTTGATCTTGAAAAGGACTGCCTGGCGAACAACTGCCAACATAAAGTGCTCGCCTACAATGCCTGCCTCGAGCGCATCAAGGATATCCCTTCAGAAAAGGAGCCTCACTGCTACCACCAATACTTTGATATAGTTCATTGCGTCGATGTGTGCGTTGACCCAAAGCTGTGGCCAACGTTGGTGTAA
- a CDS encoding calreticulin, putative: protein MLMCMRPVAVACVFVALATVATVHGAIHFHEKFSSIDHWTASKARSDYGKVELSAGKFYADAEKSKGLRLTEDARFYALSTPLPTPITNEKKDFVVSFSVKHEQDLRCGGGYIKLLPQMDPAELKGETKYWLMFGPDRCGYDKKIHIIISYNGANREWKKRPSYPDDRLTHVYTLHITPSNSYEFFLDGVSKEKGTLEADWDFLPEKEIDDPEDKKPADWVDVPTIDDPEDKKPEDWDSEPEKIVDPEAKKPDDWNDAEDGAWEAPMIPNPKSKGPWAPRKIPNPAYKGPWAPRRIPNPAYKNDEELYKIPEPLTHVGIDVWQVESGSIFKDIIIGDDVKEVLDIVKSTYDGMKKAEEDALAAFEKKEEQDEKEEDKKETDGEEDKKKEDKSDL, encoded by the coding sequence ATGCTAATGTGCATGCGCCCAGTAGCGGTCGCCTGTGTCTTCGTGGCTCTTGCAACGGTGGCAACTGTTCACGGCGCCATCCATTTccatgagaagttcagcagcATTGACCACTGGACGGCCTCAAAGGCACGCAGTGATTACGGCAAAGTGGAGCTGTCTGCCGGCAAGTTCTACGCGGATGCGGAGAAGAGCAAGGGCCTTCGACTTACGGAAGATGCCCGCTTCTATGCTCTCTCCACACCACTCCCCACTCCCATCACAAACGAGAAGAAAGACttcgttgtttctttctctgtGAAACATGAGCAGGACCTCCGGTGCGGCGGCGGGTACATTAAGCTCCTTCCACAGATGGACCCAGCTGAACTCAAAGGGGAAACGAAGTATTGGCTCATGTTCGGACCTGACCGCTGCGGATACGACAAGAAGatccacatcatcatcagctacAACGGCGCAAACAGAGAGTGGAAGAAGCGCCCAAGTTACCCTGATGACAGACTAACCCATGTCTACACGCTGCACATCACCCCCAGTAATTCGTACGAGTTCTTCCTTGACGGCGTttcgaaagaaaagggaacccTGGAGGCTGATTGGGATTTCCTCcccgaaaaagaaattgatgACCCCGAAGACAAGAAACCCGCCGACTGGGTGGACGTGCCAACCATCGACGACccagaagacaaaaagcCGGAAGACTGGGACAGCGAACCGGAAAAAATTGTCGACCCCGAGGCGAAGAAACCCGACGACTGGAACGATGCTGAGGACGGTGCATGGGAGGCCCCTATGATACCAAACCCAAAGTCGAAGGGCCCGTGGGCACCCCGTAAGATCCCGAACCCGGCCTACAAGGGTCCATGGGCGCCACGCAGGATCCCCAATCCAGCGTATAAGAATGATGAGGAACTTTACAAAATTCCTGAGCCTCTCACACATGTTGGCATTGACGTGTGGCAAGTGGAATCCGGCAGTATCTTCAAGGACATTATCATCGGCGATGATGTGAAGGAGGTGCTGGACATTGTGAAGAGCACTTACGATGGCatgaagaaagcagaagagGATGCCCTCGCAGCCTtcgagaagaaggaagaacaagacgaaaaggaggaagacaaGAAGGAAACCGACGGGGAAgaggacaaaaagaaggaggataaGTCAGACTTGTAG
- a CDS encoding RNA polymerase IIA largest subunit, putative: MSGGAALPVSQMELHKVNEVQFEIFKERQIKSYAVCLVEHAKSYERGRPVRGGINDLRMGTTDFEFACETCHRKHPECPGHFGYIELAEPVFNIGVFDLVLLVLKCVCKTCGALLLNTREQDVHKKLQHMTGLNRLRQVAKMAEAKCRVSTSTEDDMGIDGFDSAPFNGGSGMGPGATRGCGASQPRVSRFYGIYPTLVIKAVHEEQDAEWHADKVRQVLDRVSDDDARLMGFDPQRCHPRDLVLTVLPVPPPQVRPAISFGGLRSDDELTHQIMSIVKRNNQLRRDKESDVQAAIDRSRALLQEHVATYFNNASTYYKPTKVNDTKKLKSLTERLKGKYGRLRGNLMGKRVDFSARTVITGDPNIDVDEVGVPFSVAMTLTFPERVNTVNKKRLTEFARRTVYPSANYIHHPNGTITKLALLRDRSKVTLNIGDVVERHVINGDVVLFNRQPTLHRMSMMGHRVRVLNYNTFRLNLSCTTPYNADFDGDEMNLHVPQSLLTKAELIEMMMVPKNFVSPNKSAPCMGIVQDSLLGSYRLTDKDTFLDKYFVQSVALWLDLWQLPIPAILKPRPLWTGKQVFSLILPEVNHPATPQDRPPFPHNDSVVMIRRGQLLCGPITKSIVGAAPGSLIHVIFNEHGSDEVARFINGVQRVTTFFLLNFGFSVGVQDTVADSDTLRQMNDVLVKTRRNVEKIGAAANNRTLNRKAGMTLLQSFEADVNSALNKCREEAAKKALSNVRRTNSFKVMIEAGSKGTDLNICQIAVFVGQQNVAGSRIPFGFRRRTLPHFMLDDYGETSRGMANRGYVEGLKPHEFFFHTMAGREGLIDTAVKTSDTGYLQRKLIKALEDVHAAYDGTVRNANDELIQFMYGEDGLDGARIEGGQLFPLPFRDDKEMEDTYKYEYDVDGTFSGKVGGNYMDPHVRKMLRADPQNVRKLQEEYEQLTADREWSRKMLDLEDRDKLKLNLPVNPGRLIQNARSTMGKRSQVSNLSPITIIDHVRKLQEDLMKLFPSYHRGGDGYIRNTLSRERIESALTLFNVHLRQLLASKRVLKEYKLNDRAFEYLLKEIRTKYHQSLTTPGENIGAIAAQSCGEPATQMTLNTFHNAGISSKNVTLGVPRLLELLNVSRNQKHASMTVSLFPPYDEKRNAQKAQHLIEYCTLESITRRIQFIYDPDPRHTVVEADRDILELEWNVMDESDAELRIQEVVAGSPWVVRLELDVDMVTDKALDMKDVKQAILRVDESYIIETGMANNVRQRTIRMRSRYNEGADSIPKLKREIPALLARVHLRGIPGVRRALLKDTTEFTVDQATGKMSGNKIWAIDTDGTALRRAFIGVVGEDGKNIINAVKTSSNKVPEVCSLLGIEAARSKMLTELREAYLAYGLNINYRHYTILVDTICQHGYLMAVSRSGINRSDTSGPLMRCSFEETVKVLMAAASFGECDPVRGVSANLVLGNQARVGTGLFDLVLNMAALQQAVPQAEAVAPGKDVNVYHSLGSTLQQNIQSSIAYRPRDHDATPFVNNASLFLRQGFGGGSSSAPVTASAPYNPSTTYHGGRLEASAVHRSQAYSTSPALEYGGREASASQMYSVMSSASAFNPVSTRMSSVAHSYSEYSEASSYHLQHSVAPTSMQASLPRTDNSMTMQGIGSVSVPYTPHAMSSAAPPSQVYASTEVGRSHSEDSRSQSALYVPTLSPTHAGYAIRGDEPSTHRSDSNVMWREAGGGREQDEEDDLSTNYMPTAKTPQQAAPPTAAEFGDEEEEEQ, encoded by the coding sequence ATGTCAGGTGGTGCGGCTCTACCGGTTTCCCAGATGGAGTTGCACAAGGTGAATGAAGTACAGTTCGAGATATTTAAGGAAAGGCAAATCAAAAGTTACGCCGTGTGCCTTGTCGAGCACGCCAAGTCGTATGAACGCGGCCGACCAGTCCGGGGAGGCATCAATGATTTGCGTATGGGTACCACTGACTTCGAATTCGCATGCGAGACATGTCATAGGAAGCACCCAGAGTGCCCTGGACACTTCGGATACATCGAGCTCGCAGAGCCTGTCTTTAATATTGGCGTCTTCGATCTTGTACTGCTGGTGTTGAAGTGTGTTTGCAAAACGTGCGGGGCTCTCCTCCTTAACACGCGCGAACAGGACGTACATAAGAAGTTGCAGCACATGACAGGCCTCAACCGTCTTCGGCAAGTTGCGAAGATGGCTGAGGCAAAGTGCCGCGTCTCCACCAGCACCGAAGACGATATGGGGATTGACGGCTTTGATAGTGCCCCTTTCAATGGCGGATCAGGGATGGGGCCAGGCGCGACACGGGGTTGTGGTGCGTCTCAACCCCGCGTAAGTCGCTTTTATGGTATCTACCCAACACTCGTTATCAAGGCAGTACATGAGGAACAAGACGCCGAGTGGCACGCTGATAAGGTGCGACAGGTACTTGACCGCGTGTCCGATGATGATGCCCGCTTGATGGGCTTCGACCCTCAACGTTGCCACCCACGGGATCTTGTGCTCACTGTGCTTCCAGTTCCACCCCCGCAGGTGCGGCCCGCAATATCCTTCGGCGGTCTCAGGTCAGATGATGAACTCACGCATCAGATCATGTCCATTGTGAAACGAAACAACCAACTACGCAGAGATAAGGAGTCAGACGTGCAGGCAGCAATTGACCGGAGCCGGGCGTTATTGCAAGAACATGTGGCGACATATTTCAATAACGCTTCCACATACTATAAGCCAACGAAGGTGAATGACACAAAGAAGCTAAAGTCATTAACGGAGCGCTTGAAGGGGAAGTACGGTAGACTGCGTGGAAATCTAATGGGGAAGCGGGTGGACTTCTCCGCTCGAACCGTCATCACAGGCGATCCGAACATTGACGTGGATGAAGTAGGTGTACCCTTTTCTGTCGCGATGACGCTTACATTCCCCGAGCGAGTGAACACAGTAAATAAGAAGCGACTGACAGAGTTTGCCCGGCGCACGGTCTACCCGTCGGCGAATTACATACACCATCCGAATGGCACCATAACAAAACTCGCGCTCTTGCGTGACCGCTCCAAGGTGACGCTAAACATCGGTGACGTTGTGGAGAGGCATGTGATTAATGGGGATGTCGTCTTGTTCAACCGGCAGCCGACATTGCATCGCATGAGTATGATGGGCCACAGGGTTCGGGTTCTCAACTATAACACTTTCCGGCTTAATCTCTCTTGTACCACACCATACAATGCTGACTTCGATGGTGACGAAATGAATTTGCACGTGCCGCAGAGTCTCTTAACGAAAGCAGAGCTGATTGAAATGATGATGGTTCCAAAGAACTTCGTCTCGCCCAATAAGTCTGCTCCGTGCATGGGTATTGTGCAAGACAGTCTGCTGGGTAGTTACCGGTTGACGGACAAGGACACATTCCTCGATAAGTACTTTGTGCAAAGCGTGGCACTTTGGCTGGATCTTTGGCAGTTACCCATTCCCGCCATTCTGAAACCCCGACCCCTCTGGACCGGAAAGCAGGTATTTTCACTTATCCTTCCTGAGGTTAACCATCCAGCAACACCACAGGACCGGCCCCCCTTTCCTCACAATGATTCCGTAGTGATGATACGACGTGGTCAGTTGTTATGTGGACCAATCACTAAGAGTATCGTTGGTGCTGCACCGGGATCACTCATTCACGTTATATTTAATGAGCACGGATCTGATGAAGTGGCACGCTTCATCAACGGCGTGCAGCGCGTGACGACGTTTTTCTTACTTAACTTCGGTTTCAGCGTTGGGGTTCAAGACACCGTAGCTGACAGTGACACCTTGCGGCAGATGAATGATGTCCTCGTGAAAACACGGAGGAATGTTGAAAAAATTGGTGCGGCTGCCAACAACCGTACACTGAACCGCAAGGCTGGTATGACACTTCTGCAGTCATTCGAAGCAGATGTCAACAGCGCACTGAACAAGTGCCGCGAAGAGGCAGCAAAGAAGGCACTGAGCAACGTCCGTCGCACTAACAGCTTCAAGGTGATGATTGAAGCAGGCAGTAAGGGTACAGATCTGAACATATGTCAAATTGCCGTCTTTGTTGGGCAACAAAACGTCGCGGGAAGCCGTATTCCATTCGGTTTTCGTAGGCGCACGCTTCCACACTTTATGCTTGACGATTATGGTGAGACGTCACGCGGCATGGCAAACCGTGGTTACGTTGAGGGTCTGAAACCGCacgagttttttttccacacaaTGGCTGGTCGTGAGGGTTTGATCGATACTGCGGTGAAAACCTCTGATACAGGGTACCTGCAGCGTAAGCTTATCAAGGCGCTAGAAGATGTCCACGCAGCCTACGACGGTACTGTACGAAATGCAAACGATGAACTAATTCAGTTTATGTACGGCGAAGACGGTCTTGACGGGGCCCGTATAGAGGGTGGGCAGCtgttccctcttccctttcgGGACGATAAGGAGATGGAAGACACGTACAAATATGAGTACGACGTGGATGGCACCTTCAGTGGGAAGGTTGGTGGTAACTATATGGATCCCCACGTTAGGAAGATGCTACGCGCTGATCCCCAAAATGTTCGGAAACTTCAGGAAGAATATGAACAGCTTACGGCGGACCGCGAGTGGTCACGCAAAATGCTTGACCTCGAGGATCGTGATAAACTGAAGCTTAACCTCCCTGTTAATCCAGGTCGACTTATCCAAAACGCGCGCAGTACTATGGGCAAACGTAGTCAAGTGTCCAACCTGAGCCCCATCACTATTATCGACCACGTGCGGAAGCTTCAAGAAGATCTCATGAAACTCTTTCCATCTTACCACCGGGGAGGGGATGGATACATCAGGAATACGTTGAGTCGTGAACGCATTGAAAGTGCGCTTACTCTCTTCAACGTTCATTTGAGGCAGCTACTTGCGTCAAAAAGGGTGCTGAAGGAATATAAACTTAACGATAGGGCTTTTGAGTATCTTCTCAAGGAAATTAGAACCAAGTACCACCAGTCACTCACCACACCGGGTGAGAACATTGGGGCAATCGCTGCGCAGTCGTGTGGTGAACCTGCCACACAAATGACACTTAACACGTTCCACAATGCGGGAATTTCCTCAAAGAACGTTACCCTCGGTGTGCCACGTTTACTGGAGCTTCTAAACGTCTCACGAAACCAAAAGCACGCGAGCATGACAGTGTCTCTGTTTCCACCATATGATGAAAAGCGAAATGCGCAAAAGGCCCAGCATCTCATTGAATACTGCACGCTGGAGAGTATCACAAGGCGCATACAGTTCATCTACGACCCTGACCCACGTCACACCGTTGTGGAGGCTGATCGTGACATCCTCGAACTAGAGTGGAATGTTATGGATGAAAGCGATGCAGAGCTAAGAATACAGGAGGTAGTGGCAGGTTCGCCATGGGTGGTGAGGTTGGAGCTCGACGTGGATATGGTCACCGACAAGGCCCTCGATATGAAGGATGTGAAGCAAGCTATCCTGCGAGTGGATGAAAGCTACATAATTGAAACGGGAATGGCTAACAATGTGCGCCAGCGGACCATAAGAATGCGGTCCAGATATAACGAAGGAGCTGACTCGATCCCAAAGCTTAAGCGTGAAATCCCAGCCCTCCTTGCGCGGGTTCACTTGCGTGGTATTCCCGGTGTGCGTCGGGCGCTGCTGAAGGACACCACCGAATTCACTGTAGATCAGGCAACGGGGAAAATGAGTGGCAACAAAATATGGGCAATAGACACGGACGGCACGGCATTGCGACGTGCTTTTATTGGTGTCGTAGGTGAGGATGGTAAGAACATTATTAATGCGGTGAAAACGAGTAGCAACAAAGTGCCTGAGGTATGTAGTCTTCTTGGTATTGAGGCGGCGAGATCAAAGATGTTGACGGAACTTCGTGAGGCTTACCTGGCCTATGGTCTCAATATTAACTACCGCCACTATACTATACTGGTGGATACGATATGTCAGCATGGGTACCTGATGGCTGTTTCTCGCTCAGGAATCAACCGCTCCGATACGTCGGGTCCGTTGATGCGCTGTTCATTTGAAGAAACTGTTAAGGTGCTTATGGCGGCTGCATCTTTTGGCGAGTGCGATCCCGTGCGTGGGGTATCAGCAAATCTTGTGCTCGGTAACCAAGCGCGCGTTGGTACGGGGCTTTTCGATCTTGTTCTCAACATGGCAGCGCTGCAGCAGGCTGTACCGCAGGCAGAAGCGGTTGCACCCGGAAAGGATGTAAATGTGTATCACAGTCTCGGGTCCACGCTGCAGCAAAATATCCAATCCTCCATTGCGTACCGACCAAGAGATCATGATGCAACACCGTTTGTAAACAATGCCAGTCTGTTTCTCCGCCAGGGTTTCGGTGGGggctcctcctccgcaccaGTAACGGCCTCGGCCCCATACAACCCTTCGACGACGTACCACGGCGGTCGGCTCGAAGCGAGCGCAGTGCACAGGAGTCAAGCTTATTCTACATCCCCCGCTTTGGAATACGGAGGGCGGGAAGCAAGCGCCTCACAAATGTACAGCGTTATGTCTTCCGCCAGCGCGTTCAACCCAGTTTCAACGCGGATGTCGTCAGTGGCGCACAGTTATTCCGAATACAGTGAAGCCTCTTCTTACCACCTGCAACACAGCGTGGCGCCAACTTCCATGCAAGCTTCACTACCAAGAACCGACAACTCTATGACCATGCAAGGTATCGGTAGTGTTTCAGTACCGTACACGCCCCATGCCATGTCCAGTGCTGCCCCACCGTCGCAGGTATACGCCAGCACAGAAGTCGGCCGGTCGCACAGCGAGGACTCGCGGTCCCAGTCAGCTCTCTACGTTCCGACACTCTCACCCACCCACGCGGGTTACGCTATACGAGGTGATGAGCCATCCACACATCGCAGTGACTCAAATGTGATGTGGCGGGAGGCTGGCGGGGGAAGGGAAcaggatgaggaagatgacCTCTCCACGAATTATATGCCCACTGCAAAGACACCCCAGCAGGCGGCACCGCCGACAGCCGCAGAGTTTGGggacgaggaagaggaagaacagTAA
- a CDS encoding serine/threonine protein phosphatase PP1, giving the protein MNCDEIIKKLLLNPVHNTAATRGPAGENCESNQRTYTRISRLAAFQSAQTQESTPKTNGTGRATTEGLTEAEVRWLVMESRALFMSQPMLVEIAAPVRICGDVHGQYTDLLRLFDLGGFPPDANYIFLGDYVDRGDQSLETICLLLAYKLSFPETFFLLRGNHECSSINRIYGFFDECKRRYSVRLWKQFTDTFNCMPVAGLVEGRILCMHGGLSPELTDLDQIRRILRPTDVPDSGLICDLLWSDPSTNMESNWSENDRGVSWTFSESVVKSFNKKFDLDLICRAHQVVDAGYEFFAARQLVTVFSAPNYCDEFDNAGAFMCVDENFMCSFIRIEPTRTLLRYFF; this is encoded by the coding sequence ATGAACTGTGACGAAATCATAAAGAAACTCTTGCTCAATCCGGTACACAACACTGCTGCTACGCGGGGCCCTGCCGGTGAGAACTGCGAGAGCAACCAACGAACGTACACTCGCATCTCACGCCTTGCCGCGTTCCAGAGCGCCCAGACACAAGAAAGCACTCCTAAAACCAATGGAACCGGACGGGCAACGACAGAGGGGTTAACGGAGGCTGAGGTGCGGTGGTTAGTGATGGAGTCCCGGGCGCTGTTCATGTCGCAGCCGATGCTAGTAGAAATTGCCGCCCCCGTGAGAATTTGCGGGGATGTGCACGGACAGTACACCGACCTCCTGCGACTCTTCGACTTGGGAGGCTTCCCTCCAGATGCAAATTATATTTTTCTCGGGGACTATGTAGACCGTGGCGACCAGTCATTGGAAACAATCTGTCTCTTGCTCGCATATAAGTTGAGCTTCCCTGAGACCTTCTTCCTCCTACGTGGCAACCACGAGTGTAGTAGCATCAACCGTATATACGGTTTCTTCGATGAGTGCAAGAGGCGGTATAGTGTCCGCTTGTGGAAACAGTTCACCGATACTTTCAACTGCATGCCAGTGGCTGGATTGGTTGAAGGACGTATCCTCTGTATGCATGGTGGGCTCAGTCCTGAACTCACTGATCTCGATCAGATACGTCGCATTCTCCGCCCCACGGACGTGCCCGATAGTGGACTGATATGCGATTTGTTATGGTCTGATCCCAGCACGAATATGGAGAGTAACTGGAGTGAGAATGACCGCGGCGTGTCGTGGACCTTTAGTGAGAGTGTCGTGAAGTCTTTCAATAAGAAGTTTGACCTCGACCTCATTTGCCGTGCGCACCAGGTGGTGGACGCGGGTTATGAATTCTTCGCAGCACGGCAGCTTGTGACAGTTTTCTCTGCGCCGAACTACTGCGATGAGTTTGATAACGCCGGTGcatttatgtgtgtggatgAAAATTTTATGTGTAGCTTCATACGGATTGAGCCAACACGCACGCTGTTGAGGTACTTCTTTTAG
- a CDS encoding dihydrolipoamide dehydrogenase, putative, translating into MISATFHVTTPPHVVLVINTVTTVMIRLCRVCSLRSACVSYIPSNLPRFDVCVIGAGPAGIAAALRAVDYNKRVCLVEAKRIGGCDLWDGALQSKTLWEMSKYVSSLSGASARRVFDDDTVREIQQKLDLSRVQQTLQEVSATRETQTVELLRAAGVTTVFGRAMFSSPHELDVHSPGANEYHVLTADYFIIATGSVPRQHEFVVADHRRVVTTDTIMQLPIPSSLVIIGAGAVGCEFASIYANFGRTEVTIIDKAKRILPKEDEDIANFVEEHLTRRGVRILNTCTLFDLESWEESDDVGGCVYSVRHNTTNNRNDANSVETYEAERALVSLGRTPNLSGLGLENTACKVTGGQVTLDAFGRCVPYKHIYAVGDVSADRGLVNLGEAQGRGAVEHIYGEKPARPVNSSLLTNLSTILFLEEEVACVGLNEEQCRALGFGYIVARYDYSHLSRAIAMGGAQGFCKVIVTNDRQKLLLGVRAVGAHAGSIVEVASLAIRQSDSVYSLLKLTAAYPAVVQGFVECIRMILGRSNIKPNTMPNLTLTEWRPPHGARGRAGGSDASDCAPSSPEVTHEQKEMERNLEATRLEQSVVRQSLKVTEDIERR; encoded by the coding sequence ATGATCTCTGCAACATTTCACGTGACAACGCCCCCACACGTAGTTTTAGTAATTAATACCGTTACCACAGTGATGATTCGGCTGTGCCGGGTATGTTCCTTGAGATCAGCTTGCGTCAGTTATATCCCCTCAAATTTGCCTCGTTTCGATGTTTGTGTCATTGGTGCCGGCCCCGCTGGCATTGCGGCGGCCCTACGAGCTGTGGACTACAACAAACGGGTCTGCCTTGTAGAAGCAAAGCGTATTGGTGGTTGCGATCTGTGGGATGGTGCATTACAGTCAAAAACGTTGTGGGAAATGTCGAAGTATGTATCCTCTCTCTCCGGAGCGTCAGCTCGGCGGGTTTTCGACGACGACACGGTGAGGGAAATTCAGCAGAAACTGGACCTATCAAGAGTGCAACAAACCTTGCAAGAGGTTAGTGCAACGCGGGAAACTCAGACTGTTGAGTTGTTGCGGGCTGCCGGGGTCACAACAGTGTTTGGAAGGGCTATGTTTTCTTCACCACATGAACTGGATGTGCATAGCCCCGGTGCAAATGAATATCACGTTCTTACTGCTGATTACTTCATTATTGCTACAGGCTCCGTACCACGGCAACACGAATTCGTTGTAGCGGATCACCGACGAGTCGTGACGACGGACACCATCATGCAGTTACCCATCCCGTCAAGCTTAGTAATTATCGGAGCTGGTGCAGTGGGATGTGAGTTCGCCAGCATATACGCCAACTTTGGCCGCACAGAAGTAACAATCATCGACAAAGCCAAACGGATTCTTCCGAAGGAAGACGAGGATATCGCAAACTTTGTCGAGGAGCATCTTACGCGACGGGGGGTACGTATTCTCAACACCTGTACCCTGTTTGACCTAGAGTCATGGGAGGAGAGTGACGATGTTGGGGGATGTGTGTACAGTGTGCGACACAACACAACGAATAATAGGAATGATGCAAATAGCGTGGAGACGTATGAGGCAGAACGAGCACTGGTGTCTTTGGGCCGCACACCAAACCTCTCTGGCCTTGGCCTCGAGAACACTGCGTGCAAGGTCACCGGCGGACAGGTTACACTGGATGCTTTTGGTCGTTGTGTCCCTTACAAGCACATTTACGCTGTTGGTGATGTTTCCGCTGACCGGGGTTTGGTGAACCTCGGTGAGGCACAAGGCCGAGGGGCTGTTGAGCACATTTACGGGGAGAAACCTGCGCGACCGGTTAATTCTTCTCTTCTCACAAACCTTTCCACCATCCTCTTTCTCGAAGAGGAGGTGGCTTGCGTTGGACTCAACGAGGAACAATGCCGTGCTCTTGGGTTCGGTTACATCGTTGCGCGTTACGACTACAGCCATCTCAGCCGTGCCATCGCAATGGGTGGTGCACAGGGATTTTGTAAGGTGATTGTAACAAACGACCGGCAGAAACTGCTTCTAGGCGTTCGCGCAGTCGGGGCTCACGCAGGAAGCATAGTTGAAGTCGCGTCACTTGCCATTCGACAGTCAGATTCTGTGTACTCACTGCTGAAGCTGACAGCAGCGTACCCGGCAGTGGTACAAGGGTTTGTTGAATGTATTCGTATGATTCTCGGCCGGTCAAACATCAAGCCCAACACGATGCCAAATCTAACGCTCACCGAATGGCGCCCACCGCACGGTGCCCGCGGCCGAGCCGGCGGCTCCGACGCAAGCGACTGCGCCCCCTCATCGCCGGAGGTCACACACGAGCAAAAAGAGATGGAGCGGAATTTAGAAGCCACCCGGTTAGAGCAGTCGGTAGTGAGGCAAAGCTTAAAAGTAACCGAGGATATTGAGCGACGCTAG